CAGAGGCCCGCTCGGGCGTCGACGTGGTGCGGTTGGTGGCCGGCGACCCGCTCTCGGTGGACGCGGTGATCACCGAGGTGAACGCCGTCGCCCGGGCGCACCTGCATGTCGAGATCGTGCCCGGCCTGGCCGCCAGCAGCGCGGTCCCGACCTACGCCGGGTTGCCGCTGGGTTCCTCGCACACCGTCGCCGACGTGCGTGGTGACGTCGACTGGGAGGCGCTGGCCGCCGCACCGGGGCCGCTGATCCTGCAGGCCACGGCGTCGCACCTGGCGGACGCCGCGCGCACCCTGATCGACCACGAGCTGTCCGACAGCACCCCTTGCGTGGTGACCGCGCAGGGCACCACCTGCCAGCAACGGTCGGTGGAGACCACGCTGCAGGGTCTGACCGACCCCGCCGTCCTGGGCGGCGGCACCGACCCGGCCGGCCCGTTGACTGGCCCGCTGGTGGTCACCATCGGCAAGACGGTGGCCAGCCGGGCGAAGCTGAACTGGTGGGAGAGCCGGGCGCTGTACGGCTGGACCGTGTTGGTGCCCCGCACCAAGGACCAGGCCGGCGAGATGAGCGAGCGGCTGACGTCCTACGGCGCGCTGCCGATCGAGGTGCCGACCATCGCCGTCGAGCCGCCGCGCAGCCCCGCGCAGATGGAACGCGCGGTCAAGGGTCTGGTGGACGGCCGTTTCCAGTGGGTGGTGTTCACCTCGACCAACGCCGTGCGTGCGGTGTGGGAGAAGTTCGGCGAGTTCGGTCTGGACGCCCGGGCGTTCTCCGGGGTGAAGATCGCCTGCGTCGGCGAGGCGACGGCGGACCGGGTGCGGGCGTTCGGGATCAGCCCCGAACTGGTGCCGTCCGGCGAGCAGTCGTCGATGGGTCTGCTGGACGAATTCCCGCCCTACGACAGCATTTTCGACCCGGTGAACCGGGTGCTGCTGCCACGCGCGGACATCGCCACCGAGACGCTGGCCGAGGGCCTGCGTGAACGTGGGTGGGAGATCGAGGACGTCACCGCCTACCGGACCGTGCGGGCCGCCCCGCCGCCGGCGTCCACCCGGGAGATGATCAAGACCGGTGGCTTCGACGCGGTGTGCTTCACCTCCAGCTCGACCGTCCGGAATCTGGTCGGTATTGCCGGAAAGCCGCACGCGCGCACCATCATCGCCTGCATCGGCCCGAAGACCGCCGAGACCGCGGCCGAGTTCGGCCTGCGGGTGGATGTCCAGCCGGAGACCGCCGCGGTGGGTCCGTTGGTCGACGCGCTGGCCGAACACGCCGCCCGGTTGCGCGCCGAAGGCGCGTTGCCCCCGCCGCGCAAGAAGAGCCGCCGGCGATGACCTGTCTTGCGTTGACTCTGCGTGAGTGGCGCAAATGTGCGAGTGACCTTCGCCCGCAACGCAGAGTCACCGGCCAAGAATGAGGCAGCGGCCGCGCCGGCTCCGCTCCACCCCGGCGATGCGTCGCCTGGTAGGTGAAACATCCTTGGAGCCAAGGCATTTGGTGCTGCCGATGTTCGTTGCTGACGGTATATCGGCATCGAGGCCCATCTCTTCGATGCCGGGCGTGGTGCAACATACCCGGGACTCGTTGCGCAGTGCCGCTGCCGACGCGGTCGCCGCGGGTGTCGGCGGGCTGATGATCTTCGGCGTCCCGCGCGAGCAGGACAAGGACCCGGCCGGCTCGGCCGGCACCGATCCCGACGGCATCCTCAACGTGGCATTGCGCGATCTGGCAAAGGATCTCGGCGACGCCACGGTGCTGATGGCCGATACGTGTCTGGACGAGTTCACCGACCACGGGCACTGCGGAGTCGTCGACGAGCGCGGCCGGGTGGACAACGATGCCACCCTGGACCGTTACGTGGAACTGGCTGTGGCGCAAGCGGAATCGGGTGCGCACGTGGTGGGCCCCAGCGGCATGATGGATGGCCAGGTGGGTGCGATCCGGGACGGTCTGGACGCGGCTGGCTATGCCGACGTCGCGATCCTCGCCTATGCCGCCAAGTTCGCCTCGGCGTTCTACGGCCCCTTTCGCGAGGCGGTGGCCTCGAGCCTGTCCAGTGACCGGCGCACCTACCAGCAGGAGCCGGGCAACGCCCGCGAGGCGATGCGCGAGGTTCAGCTGGACCTCGATGAGGGCGCCGACATCGTGATGGTCAAGCCCGCACTGGGGTATCTGGACGTGCTGGCGGCGGCAGCCGACATCTCCCCGGTTCCGGTGGCGGCCTATCAAGTTTCGGGTGAGTACGCGATGATTTGTGCGGCGGCGGCCAACAACTGGATCGACGAACGGGCCGCGGCAATGGAGTCGTTGACCAGTATCCGGCGTGCGGGGGCAGATTTCGTGCTGACGTACTGGGCCGCCGAGGCGGCGGGGTGGCTTGCGTGACGGAGGCTCACATGGGATCTGCAGACGAGCGGCCGGACACGCCCGCCGACAAGCGACTGTTCTACGAATCCGGGGCGAGCTGGTACTGGGTGCTGGCGGGCCCGCTGTCGGCGGTGTCGCTGATCTACATCCAGCACGTCAACCACGTCCCGATTTCATATCTGGTGCCATCGGTCTTCCTGGTGCTGGTGTCGGCGTTCGTGGCATTGCAGGTCAAGGCGGCGCGGATTCACACCTCGGTCGAGCTGACCGAAGATGCGCTGCGCCAGGGCACCGAGACCATCCTGGTGCGCGAGATCGTGAAGGTGTTCCCCGAAGCCGAGAACTCGGTGAAGTCCGACAAGCCGCTGGCCCGGTGGCAGTCGGCGCGGGCGCTGGGCGAATTGGTGGGAGTTCCCCGAGGCCGGTACGGCATCGGGCTGAAGCTCACCGGTGGGCGCACCGCGCAGGCCTGGGCTCGCCGTCATCGTCACCTGCGTGATGCCCTGACCCCGTTGGTGGAGCGGCGGATGGGCCCCTATGTCGCCGAGGTCGCCGACGACATGGACCCGTTCGACGACGACAACGAGTCGATCCGGTGACCGCCCGCGCGATAGTGGAGTTGGCGCTGGCCGCCGCCGCGCTGGTGGCGATGGCGTTCAGCTGGTTGCAGACCCGTTCGACGGTCGCGGTGGCCCCCGTCGCCGACGGGCAGCCGGCCACCATGTCGGTGGTCTACGACCCGCAGCAGCTGGTGCTGACGCTGATGTTGGCGACGGTCGCCGGAATTTTCGCCGTGCTTGGCGTGGTCAGGATCCGGCGGGCTAAGCAGACTTCTTGACCAGCGGCAGAACCAGCTGGCGGCGCCAGTTGATGCCCTCGGCCAGGTAGCGCAGCGCCTCGTGGACCGAACGGGTCACCGGGAACAGGGTCTCGGCGGGGTCACTGCTGTCGCCGAG
This genomic stretch from Mycobacterium paragordonae harbors:
- a CDS encoding uroporphyrinogen-III synthase, which produces MTRGRKPTPGRITFVGSGPGDPGLLTTRAATVLANAALVFTDPDVPEAVLALIGKDLPPVSGPAPAESAPASSDTAASSSSPETVAAVISAGPDVRPALGDPAEVAKTLTAEARSGVDVVRLVAGDPLSVDAVITEVNAVARAHLHVEIVPGLAASSAVPTYAGLPLGSSHTVADVRGDVDWEALAAAPGPLILQATASHLADAARTLIDHELSDSTPCVVTAQGTTCQQRSVETTLQGLTDPAVLGGGTDPAGPLTGPLVVTIGKTVASRAKLNWWESRALYGWTVLVPRTKDQAGEMSERLTSYGALPIEVPTIAVEPPRSPAQMERAVKGLVDGRFQWVVFTSTNAVRAVWEKFGEFGLDARAFSGVKIACVGEATADRVRAFGISPELVPSGEQSSMGLLDEFPPYDSIFDPVNRVLLPRADIATETLAEGLRERGWEIEDVTAYRTVRAAPPPASTREMIKTGGFDAVCFTSSSTVRNLVGIAGKPHARTIIACIGPKTAETAAEFGLRVDVQPETAAVGPLVDALAEHAARLRAEGALPPPRKKSRRR
- the hemB gene encoding porphobilinogen synthase, with amino-acid sequence MRQRPRRLRSTPAMRRLVGETSLEPRHLVLPMFVADGISASRPISSMPGVVQHTRDSLRSAAADAVAAGVGGLMIFGVPREQDKDPAGSAGTDPDGILNVALRDLAKDLGDATVLMADTCLDEFTDHGHCGVVDERGRVDNDATLDRYVELAVAQAESGAHVVGPSGMMDGQVGAIRDGLDAAGYADVAILAYAAKFASAFYGPFREAVASSLSSDRRTYQQEPGNAREAMREVQLDLDEGADIVMVKPALGYLDVLAAAADISPVPVAAYQVSGEYAMICAAAANNWIDERAAAMESLTSIRRAGADFVLTYWAAEAAGWLA
- a CDS encoding DUF3093 domain-containing protein, with product MGSADERPDTPADKRLFYESGASWYWVLAGPLSAVSLIYIQHVNHVPISYLVPSVFLVLVSAFVALQVKAARIHTSVELTEDALRQGTETILVREIVKVFPEAENSVKSDKPLARWQSARALGELVGVPRGRYGIGLKLTGGRTAQAWARRHRHLRDALTPLVERRMGPYVAEVADDMDPFDDDNESIR